In Rhizobiaceae bacterium, the sequence GGCATACGAGACGGCGAAATCCGCCGGGGGCAACTGATGGCTAAGCTCAAGGTCGACGGGAAAGAGATCGAGGTACCCGACCACTACACGCTGCTGCAGGCGGCGGAGGAGGCGGGTGCCGAAGTTCCGCGTTTCTGCTTTCACGAGCGACTGTCGATCGCCGGCAACTGCCGGATGTGCCTTGTCGAGGTGAAGGGCGGTCCGCCCAAGCCGCAGGCTTCCTGCGCCATGGGCGTGCGTGACCTGCGCCCCGGCCCGAATGGCGAACTGCCGGAAATGTTCACCAACACGCCGATGGTCAAGAAGGCCCGCGAAGGCGTGATGGAGTTCCTGCTCATCAACCATCCGCTCGATTGCCCGATCTGCGATCAGGGCGGCGAGTGCGATTTGCAGGATCAGGCAATGGCTTTCGGTCTCGACGGCTCCCGTTACAAGGAGAACAAGCGCGCGGTCGAGGACAAGTATATCGGCCCGCTGGTGAAGACGATCATGACGCGCTGCATCCATTGCACGCGCTGCGTCCGCTTCACCACGGAAGTCGCCGGCATTTCGGAGCTTGGCCTGATAGGCCGCGGCGAGGATGCCGAGATCACGACCTATCTCGAGCAGGCGATGACGTCCGAGCTTCAGGGCAATGTGGTCGACCTCTGCCCGGTCGGCGCGCTGACGTCCCGGCCTTACGCCTTCCAGGCGCGTCCGTGGGAACTGACCAAGACCGAATCGATCGACGTCATGGACGCGGTCGGCTCGGCGATCCGCGTCGACACGCGAGGCCGCGAGGTGATGCGCATCCTGCCGCGCGTCAACGAGCAGGTGAACGAGGAGTGGATCTCCGACAAGACACGCTACATCTGGGACGGATTGCGCTCGCAGCGCCTCGACCGGCCGTATGTGCGCAGGAACGGCCGCCTGACGCCGTCAAGCTGGGCTGAAGCCTTTGGCGCCATCAAGGACGCGGTGTCACGGACGTCGTCCGAGAAGATCGGCGCGATTGCCGGCGATCTGGCCGCCGTCGAAGAAATGTACGCGCTGAAGCTTCTGATGCAGTCGCTGGGCGCCGCCAGCATCGACTGCCGGCAGGACGGCGCAGCGCTCGATCCGTCGCTCGGTCGCGCGAGCTACGTCTTCAATCCGACCATCGAGGGCATCGAGCAGGCGGACGCCGTGCTGATCATCGGCGCCAACCCGCGCTATGAGGCCTCGGTGCTCAACGCCCGCATCCGCAAGCGCTGGCGGCTGGGCAATCTGCCGGTCGGCGTCATCGGCGAGATCGGCGACACGCGCTACAGCTACGAAAAGCTGGGCGCGGGTGCTGAAACTTTGAGGGATCTGGCGGACGGCAATGGCTCGTTCTTCGCAACGCTGCAGGATGCGAGGAAGCCGCTGATCATCGTAGGGCAGGGCGCATTGGCGCGGCCGGACGGCGCGGCGGTGCTCGGTCTCGCGGCAAAGCTCGCGCAGGCGGTCGACGCGGTTTCCGAAGACTGGAACGGCTTTGCGGTGCTACATACGGCGGCTTCGCGTGTCGGCGCGCTGGACATCGGCTTCGTGCCGGGCGAGGGCTGCAAGAACGTCGCCGATATGCTCGGCGCGAGCGACGTGCTCTTCCTGCTGGGCGCTGATGAACTGGACCTGTCGAACGCGGCGAACGCCTTCGTCGTCTATATCGGCACGCATGGCGATGCGGGGGCTCACCGCGCCGACGTCATCCTGCCGGGCGCGGCCTACACGGAAAAGTCAGGCACCTATGTCAACACCGAGGGTCGGGTGCAGATGACCAGCCGCGCCGGCTTCGGTCCCGGCGATGCCCGCGAGGACTGGGCGATCCTGCGCGCTCTCTCCGACGTGCTCGGCAAGCGTCTGCCGTTCGATTCCCTTGGCGCGCTACGGGCGAAGCTCTACGCCGACCATCCGCATTTCGCCGCCATCGATCAGGTCGCGCCGGCCGATGCGGAAGGCGTTGCCAACGCGGCGAAGCTCGTCGGCCGTGTCGGCGGCGGAGCCTTTGTCTCGGCCGTGGCCGACTTCTACATGACCAATCCGATCGCCCGCGCATCGGCGGTGATGGCCGAGTGTTCGGCTCTCGCCAAGGGCGGCTTCAAGCAGGCAGCCGAGTAGGAACCATGGAAGACTTCTTCTCCATTTACGTCCTGCCGGCGCTGATCATCCTGCTGCAGTCGGTCGTGCTGATCGTCGTTCTCCTGATCGGCGTCGCCTATCTGCTCTATGCCGACCGCAAGATCTGGGCGGCCGTGCAGTTGCGCCGCGGCCCGAACGTGGTCGGCCCGTGGGGTACTCTGCAGGCCTTCGCCGATCTGTTGAAGTTCGTGTTCAAGGAGCCGGTCATCCCGTCCGGCGCCAACAAGGGCGTGTTCCTTCTGGCTCCGCTTGTGGCTGCCGTTCTCGCCATATCAGCCTGGGCGGTCATCCCGGTGAGCGAAGGCTGGGCGATCGCCAACATCAATGTCGGCATCCTCTATGTCTTCGCAATCTCGTCGCTGGAAGTCTACGGCGTCATCATGGGCGGCTGGGCGTCGAACTCCAAATATCCGTTCTTGGGCGCGCTCCGCTCGGCGGCGCAGATGGTGTCCTACGAAGTCTCCATCGGCTTCGTCATCGTCACCGTGCTGCTCTGCGTCGGGTCGCTGAATCTCTCCGACATCGTGTTGTCGCAGCAGGACGGCATCGGCACGCGTCTTGGCCTGCCGAACACGCTGCTCGACTGGCATTGGCTCGGCCTGTTCCCGATGTTCATCGTGTTCTTCATCTCGGCGCTGGCCGAGACGAACCGCCCGCCCTTCGATCTGGTCGAGGCCGAATCGGAACTCGTCGCCGGCCACATGATCGAGTATTCGTCGACGCCGTTCCTGCTCTTCTTCCTCGGCGAGTATGTGGCGATCGTGCTGATGTGCGCGCTCACCACCATCCTCTTCCTCGGCGGGTGGCTGCCGCCCTTCGACTTTGCGCCCTTCACCTGGGTGCCGGGCGTCATCTGGTTCGTGCTGAAGGTGTGCCTGGTGTTCTTCATGTTCGCCATGGTGAAGGCCTTCGTGCCGCGCTACCGCTACGACCAGCTCATGCGCCTCGGCTGGAAGGTTTTTCTGCCGCTGTCGCTGGCGATGGTCGTCATCACCGCCGCCTTCCTCAAACTCACGGGGTGGGCGTGATGTCGGTCAGGATTCCCGGATTGGTTCCCGGCATTGCTTGGCGCGTCTGGCCGAGCTTGTTTGGAGAAGGATGATGAGCGGTTTCCAGATCGGCGCCATCATCGGTCTTGCGCTTGGCCTTGTCGGCTTCTTCGCGATGCGGGCGCTGGCTCGCCGCGTCGAGCTTGAGGAGACAAAGACCGCCCTGGAGATGGCCTCGATCGTCGACCTCGTACTGTTTCCGGTCCTCGGCGCTTTTGCCGGCGGACTTGCATCTGGAGATTAACCCATGTCAGCGCTAGCCCAGGCCGCCAAGTCGCTGCTGCTCAAGGAATTCGCCGCCGCGTTCGTGCTGTCGATGCGGCAGTTCTTCGCGCCGAAGGAGACGATCAACTACCCGCACGAGAAGGGGCCGCTCAGCCCGCGCTTCCGTGGCGAGCACGCGTTGCGGCGCTACCCCAACGGCGAGGAGCGCTGCATCGCCTGCAAGCTCTGCGAGGCGATCTGCCCGGCGCAGGCCATCACCATCGAAGCCGGCCCGCGCCGCAACGACGGCACGCGGCGCACCGTGCGCTACGACATCGACATGGTGAAGTGCATCTATTGCGGCTTCTGCCAGGAGGCGTGCCCGGTGGACGCCATCGTGGAAGGGCCGAATTTCGAGTTCGCGACGGAAACGCGCGAGGAACTCTACTACGACAAGGAAAAGCTTCTGGCGAACGGCGACCGGTGGGAGCGCGAGATCGCGCGCAACATCGCTCTGGATGCGCCGTATCGCTGACAATTGACGCATGGACTGGGCCGAGGGGCTCGTCTAAAGCATCGGGCCGAAAGCGGGCTTGCTCCCGTTCCTGTCCGCTGCGGAACACTGGGACAGACCGGCGGCGACCGAAGGCTGCCGGACGGACGGGCGCAAGCCCTGTACGGAAAGGATGATCGGGGGACCCGATGCTGAGTGGACTAGGGGCGATATTCTTCTATCTGTTCGCCTTCATTGCGATCGCGGCGGCCTTCATGGTCATTTCCGCGCGCAACCCCGTGCATTCCGTGCTCTACCTGATCCTGACCTTCTTCAACGCCGCTGCGCTCTTCCTGCTGACGGGCGCGGAGTTCCTGGCGATGATCCTGCTGGTCGTCTATGTCGGCGCGGTGGCGGTGCTGTTCCTCTTCGTCGTCATGATGCTCGACGTCGACTTTGCCGAGTTGAAGCGTGGCGCATTGCAATATGCGCCAGTGGGCGCGCTGGTGGGCATCATCCTCGCGGCCGAGCTGATCGTGGTTCTCGGCGGCTATGCCTTTTCGCCCGAACTCGCCTCCACGGTGGCCTTGCCGACCCCTGACATCGCGACGCGTTCCAATACGGCGGCGCTCGGGGACATTCTCTACACGCAGTATGTCTTCTACTTCCAGATCGCGGGCATGGTGCTGCTGGTCGCCATGATCGGCGCGATCGTACTGACGCTACGTCACAAGGCGGGTGTGAAGCGGCAGGATGTTTCCGTGCAGGTCGCGCGCGTACCGGCGACCTCCATCGAGATCAAGAAAGTCGAGACGGGGAAGGGGATCTGACGATGATTGTCAGCATCGCGCATTATCTGACCGTTTCGGCGATTCTTTTTACGCTCGGCGTGTTCGGCATCTTTCTGAACCGCAAGAACATCATCGTCATCCTGATGTCGATCGAGCTTATCCTGCTGGCCGTGAACATCAATTTCGTCGCCTTCTCGGCGGCGCTGGGCGATCTGGTCGGGCAGGTCTTCGCGCTCTTCGTGCTGACGGTCGCCGCCGCCGAGGCCGCGATCGGTCTAGCGATCCTCGTCGTCTTCTTCCGCAACCGCGGTTCTATCGCGGTGGAAGACGTGAACATGATGAAGGGCTGACGGTCCAATTATGCTGTACCATCTGATCGTCTTTCTTCCTCTTGTCGGCTTCCTGATCGCCGGCCTTTTCGGCTCGCAGATCGGCGCCAAGGCTTCGGAATACGTCACGTCCGGCCTGCTGGTCGTCTCGGCGGTGCTGTCGTGGTACGCCTTCATCACCGTCGGGCTCGGCGACGTCGAAGCCTTCAACGTGCCGGTGCTGACCTTCATCCAGTCCGGCGCGCTGTCCGCCAACTGGGAGTTCCGCATCGATACGCTGACGGTGGTCATGCTGATCGTCGTCAACACGGTCTCGGCGTTGGTCCACATTTATTCCATCGGCTACATGCATCACGATCCGCACCGGCCGCGCTTCTTCGCCTATCTGTCGCTCTTCACCTTCGCCATGCTGATGCTGGTGACGTCGAACAACCTCGTTCAGATGTTCTTCGGCTGGGAGGGCGTCGGCCTCGCGTCGTATCTGCTGATCGGTTTCTGGTACAAGAAGCCTTCGGCAAGCGCCGCCGCCATCAAGGCTTTCGTCGTCAACCGCGTCGGCGATTTCGGCTTCGTGCTCGGCATCTTCGGCGTGTTCATGCTGTTCGGCTCGGTGAATCTCGACACCGTGTTCGCCAATGCCGCGAATTATCTGCCGGCGGAGGTGCATGGCGAGGCGTCGACCGGGGCGGCCGCTGGCGATCATGCGGCGCCATCGACCGAGGCGGCCTCTCCTGCAATCGAGCAACCCGCTGCCGAGGCGGGCCATGGTGCCGAAGCCACCGCGGCGCCGGGCGAGACTGTCCTCGACTTCCTGGGCTATGCACTGGACAAATCCGCGGCGCTGACCGTGGTCTGCCTGCTGCTCTTCATGGGCGCGATGGGCAAGTCGGCGCAGGTGCCGCTGCACACATGGCTTCCGGATGCGATGGAGGGCCCGACGCCCGTTTCGGCGCTCATCCACGCCGCCACCATGGTGACGGCCGGCGTCTTCATGCTGGCCCGGCTTTCGCCGATCTTCGAGCACTCGCACACGGCGCTGACGGTCGTCACCATCATCGGCGCGATCACGGCTTTCTTCGCCGCGACGGTCGGTCTGGTGCAGAACGACATCAAACGCGTCATCGCCTATTCGACGTGTTCGCAGCTCGGTTACATGTTCGTGGCGCTCGGCATGGGCTTTTATTCCGCTGCCATTTTCCATCTGTTCACGCACGCCTTCTTCAAGGCGCTGCTGTTCCTCGGTTCCGGCTCTGTCATCCATGCCGTTTCGGACGAACAGGACATGCGCAAGATGGGCGGTCTGCGGAAGCTGATCCCTCAGACCTACTGGATGATGGTGATCGGCACGCTGGCGCTCACCGGCGTCGGTATTCCAACCATTATCGGTACAGCGGGCTATTATTCGAAGGATGCCATCATCGAGGGCGCCTTTGTCGGGCATAACGCCTTCGCAGGGGTCGCCTTCGCGCTGCTGGTGGTCGCGGCCTGCTTCACCAGCTTCTACTCATGGCGGCTGATCTTCATGACGTTCCACGGCAAGCCGAGGGCGACCGCCGATGTCATGCACCATGTGCACGAATCGCCGCCGGTCATGCTGGTGCCGCTCTATATTCTGGCGGTGGGCGCGCTTCTTGCCGGTATCGTCTTCCAGCATTTCTTCATTGGCGAAGGATATGCGGAATTCTGGAAGGGCGCGCTGTTCACGGCGGAGAACAACCACATCCTTCACGATTTCCACGGCGTGCCGCTATGGGTGAAGCTGTCGCCGTTCATCGCGATGCTGGTCGGCTTCCTGCTCTCCTACCAGTTCTACATCCGCTCACCGGAGACGCCCGGCCGGCTCGCCGCGCAGCATCACGGGCTCTACCAGTTCCTGCTGAACAAGTGGTACTTCGACGAGCTCTACGACTTCCTGTTCGTGCGGCCCGCCATGTGGCTCGGGCGCTTCCTGTGGAAGAAGGGCGACGGTTTCGTCATCGACGGGTTCGGCCCTGACGGCATTTCCGCGCGCGTGGTCGACGTGACCAACCGCGTCGTGAAGCTGCAGACGGGTTATCTCTATCACTATGCCTTCGTCATGCTGATCGGCGTCGCCGCGCTGGTCACCTGGATGATGCTCGGGGGTCACTGATGTCGGGCGTGCCTATCCTTTCGCTCGTAACCTTCCTGCCCCTGGCAGGCGCGCTGCTCATCCTGTTCATCAAGGACGAGGGCGAGAGCGCGCGGCGCAACATCCGCGCCGTCACGCTCTGGACGACAATGCTTACCTTCCTGGTGTCGCTCTTTGTCTGGACGGGGTTCGACAACGCCAATCCGGGCTTCCAGTTCGTCGAGAAGACGGAATGGCTGGATTCCGGCATCTCCTATCACATGGGTGTCGACGGCATTTCCATGCTGTTCGTCATTCTCACCACCTTCCTGATGCCTCTCTGCATATTGGCGTCTTGGGGTTCGGTCGAGAAGCGCGTCAAGGAATACATGATCGCGTTTCTCATTCTGGAGACGCTGATGATCGGCGTCTTCTGCGCGCTCGACATCGTCCTCTTCTACGTTTTCTTCGAGGCCGGCCTGATCCCGATGTTCATCATCATCGGCGTCTGGGGCGGCAAGCGGCGCGTGTATGCCTCGTTCAAGTTCTTCCTCTACACGCTGCTCGGCTCGGTGCTGATGCTGCTGGCCATCATGGCAATGTACTGGACGGCCGGCACAACCGACATCCCGACGCTGCTCGTCCATGACTTCCCGGCGGAGATGCAGACATGGCTATGGCTGGCCTTCTTCGCGTCCTTCGCGGTGAAGATGCCGATGTGGCCGGTGCATACCTGGTTGCCGGACGCGCACGTCGAGGCCCCGACGGCGGGCTCGGTGATCCTGGCGGGCATCCTGCTGAAGATGGGCGGCTACGGCTTCCTGCGCTTCTCGCTGCCGATGTTCCCGGACGCCTCCCTTTACTTCCAACCCTTCGTCTTCACCCTGTCCGTGGTCGCGATCATCTACACGTCGCTGGTCGCGCTGATGCAGGAGGACATGAAGAAGCTGATCGCCTATTCGTCGGTCGCCCATATGGGCTACGTGACCATGGGCATCTTCGCGCTGAACGTCGAGGGCATTCAGGGCGCGATCTTCCAGATGCTCTCCCATGGCCTCGTGTCGGGCGCGCTGTTCCTCTGCGTCGGCGTTATCTACGACCGCATGCACACCCGCGAGATCGCCGCCTATGGCGGGCTCGTGAACAATATGCCGAAATACGCCGTGGCGTTCCTGATCTTCACCATGGCCAATGTCGGCCTGCCGGGCACCAGCGGTTTCGTCGGAGAATTCCTGACGCTGATGGGCGTGTTTGAGGTCAACACCTGGGTGGCGTTGTTCGCGGCGACAGGCGTCATCCTATCGGCCGCCTATGCGCTGTGGCTCTACCGCCGCGTGATCTTCGGCGCGCTGACAAAGGAGAGCCTCAAGGGTCTTCTGGATCTCAGCACCCGCGAGAAACTCGTGCTCTACCCGCTGATCGTGCTGGTAATCTTCTACGGCGTCTATCCGCTGCCGGTGTTCGATGCGACCGCCGCGTCGGTCGACGCGCTGGTCAAGCATGTGGCCGAGTCGGTCGCCACGCAGACCGCCGCCGCGAATTGAGAGAGACTCGACCATGGATCTGAATTCGAGCCTCGCCCTTGTCGCACCGGAACTGATCATCGCCGTCGGCGCGATGGTGCTGCTGATGATCGGCGTCTATTCCGGCGAGCGGGCCAACACCACGGTAACCGGCCTTGCGGTCGCGCTGTTGATCGGCGCTCTCGCCTGGATGCTCCTGTTCACATGGAACGGCGATGCCTTCGGCACGGCGTTTACGAACGACGCCTTCGCGCGTTTCATGAAATGTCTCTCGCTCATCGGTTCGGCCGTGGCGCTCATCATGTCGGTCGGTTTCGCCAAGGCGGAAAAGTTCGACAAATTCGAATTCCCGGTCCTCATCCTGCTCTCCACGCTGGGCATGATGCTGATGATCTCGGCCAACGACATGATCGCGCTCTATCTGGGGCTCGAACTGCAGTCGCTGGCGATATACGTGCTGGCCGCGATCAACCGCGACAATCTGCGGTCCACGGAAGCCGGCCTCAAATATTTTGTGCTCGGCG encodes:
- the nuoG gene encoding NADH-quinone oxidoreductase subunit NuoG, producing the protein MAKLKVDGKEIEVPDHYTLLQAAEEAGAEVPRFCFHERLSIAGNCRMCLVEVKGGPPKPQASCAMGVRDLRPGPNGELPEMFTNTPMVKKAREGVMEFLLINHPLDCPICDQGGECDLQDQAMAFGLDGSRYKENKRAVEDKYIGPLVKTIMTRCIHCTRCVRFTTEVAGISELGLIGRGEDAEITTYLEQAMTSELQGNVVDLCPVGALTSRPYAFQARPWELTKTESIDVMDAVGSAIRVDTRGREVMRILPRVNEQVNEEWISDKTRYIWDGLRSQRLDRPYVRRNGRLTPSSWAEAFGAIKDAVSRTSSEKIGAIAGDLAAVEEMYALKLLMQSLGAASIDCRQDGAALDPSLGRASYVFNPTIEGIEQADAVLIIGANPRYEASVLNARIRKRWRLGNLPVGVIGEIGDTRYSYEKLGAGAETLRDLADGNGSFFATLQDARKPLIIVGQGALARPDGAAVLGLAAKLAQAVDAVSEDWNGFAVLHTAASRVGALDIGFVPGEGCKNVADMLGASDVLFLLGADELDLSNAANAFVVYIGTHGDAGAHRADVILPGAAYTEKSGTYVNTEGRVQMTSRAGFGPGDAREDWAILRALSDVLGKRLPFDSLGALRAKLYADHPHFAAIDQVAPADAEGVANAAKLVGRVGGGAFVSAVADFYMTNPIARASAVMAECSALAKGGFKQAAE
- the nuoH gene encoding NADH-quinone oxidoreductase subunit NuoH translates to MEDFFSIYVLPALIILLQSVVLIVVLLIGVAYLLYADRKIWAAVQLRRGPNVVGPWGTLQAFADLLKFVFKEPVIPSGANKGVFLLAPLVAAVLAISAWAVIPVSEGWAIANINVGILYVFAISSLEVYGVIMGGWASNSKYPFLGALRSAAQMVSYEVSIGFVIVTVLLCVGSLNLSDIVLSQQDGIGTRLGLPNTLLDWHWLGLFPMFIVFFISALAETNRPPFDLVEAESELVAGHMIEYSSTPFLLFFLGEYVAIVLMCALTTILFLGGWLPPFDFAPFTWVPGVIWFVLKVCLVFFMFAMVKAFVPRYRYDQLMRLGWKVFLPLSLAMVVITAAFLKLTGWA
- the nuoI gene encoding NADH-quinone oxidoreductase subunit NuoI, which produces MSALAQAAKSLLLKEFAAAFVLSMRQFFAPKETINYPHEKGPLSPRFRGEHALRRYPNGEERCIACKLCEAICPAQAITIEAGPRRNDGTRRTVRYDIDMVKCIYCGFCQEACPVDAIVEGPNFEFATETREELYYDKEKLLANGDRWEREIARNIALDAPYR
- a CDS encoding NADH-quinone oxidoreductase subunit J; protein product: MLSGLGAIFFYLFAFIAIAAAFMVISARNPVHSVLYLILTFFNAAALFLLTGAEFLAMILLVVYVGAVAVLFLFVVMMLDVDFAELKRGALQYAPVGALVGIILAAELIVVLGGYAFSPELASTVALPTPDIATRSNTAALGDILYTQYVFYFQIAGMVLLVAMIGAIVLTLRHKAGVKRQDVSVQVARVPATSIEIKKVETGKGI
- the nuoK gene encoding NADH-quinone oxidoreductase subunit NuoK, whose amino-acid sequence is MIVSIAHYLTVSAILFTLGVFGIFLNRKNIIVILMSIELILLAVNINFVAFSAALGDLVGQVFALFVLTVAAAEAAIGLAILVVFFRNRGSIAVEDVNMMKG
- the nuoL gene encoding NADH-quinone oxidoreductase subunit L, translating into MYHLIVFLPLVGFLIAGLFGSQIGAKASEYVTSGLLVVSAVLSWYAFITVGLGDVEAFNVPVLTFIQSGALSANWEFRIDTLTVVMLIVVNTVSALVHIYSIGYMHHDPHRPRFFAYLSLFTFAMLMLVTSNNLVQMFFGWEGVGLASYLLIGFWYKKPSASAAAIKAFVVNRVGDFGFVLGIFGVFMLFGSVNLDTVFANAANYLPAEVHGEASTGAAAGDHAAPSTEAASPAIEQPAAEAGHGAEATAAPGETVLDFLGYALDKSAALTVVCLLLFMGAMGKSAQVPLHTWLPDAMEGPTPVSALIHAATMVTAGVFMLARLSPIFEHSHTALTVVTIIGAITAFFAATVGLVQNDIKRVIAYSTCSQLGYMFVALGMGFYSAAIFHLFTHAFFKALLFLGSGSVIHAVSDEQDMRKMGGLRKLIPQTYWMMVIGTLALTGVGIPTIIGTAGYYSKDAIIEGAFVGHNAFAGVAFALLVVAACFTSFYSWRLIFMTFHGKPRATADVMHHVHESPPVMLVPLYILAVGALLAGIVFQHFFIGEGYAEFWKGALFTAENNHILHDFHGVPLWVKLSPFIAMLVGFLLSYQFYIRSPETPGRLAAQHHGLYQFLLNKWYFDELYDFLFVRPAMWLGRFLWKKGDGFVIDGFGPDGISARVVDVTNRVVKLQTGYLYHYAFVMLIGVAALVTWMMLGGH
- a CDS encoding NADH-quinone oxidoreductase subunit M, which encodes MSGVPILSLVTFLPLAGALLILFIKDEGESARRNIRAVTLWTTMLTFLVSLFVWTGFDNANPGFQFVEKTEWLDSGISYHMGVDGISMLFVILTTFLMPLCILASWGSVEKRVKEYMIAFLILETLMIGVFCALDIVLFYVFFEAGLIPMFIIIGVWGGKRRVYASFKFFLYTLLGSVLMLLAIMAMYWTAGTTDIPTLLVHDFPAEMQTWLWLAFFASFAVKMPMWPVHTWLPDAHVEAPTAGSVILAGILLKMGGYGFLRFSLPMFPDASLYFQPFVFTLSVVAIIYTSLVALMQEDMKKLIAYSSVAHMGYVTMGIFALNVEGIQGAIFQMLSHGLVSGALFLCVGVIYDRMHTREIAAYGGLVNNMPKYAVAFLIFTMANVGLPGTSGFVGEFLTLMGVFEVNTWVALFAATGVILSAAYALWLYRRVIFGALTKESLKGLLDLSTREKLVLYPLIVLVIFYGVYPLPVFDATAASVDALVKHVAESVATQTAAAN